The Kordia sp. SMS9 genome window below encodes:
- a CDS encoding response regulator transcription factor: MVKVLIADNHPIVRKGIKSLFKNSTEIDVLGKAATTSELFDFISQETVDVVLLEMDIPEVNGITALRRLKKDFADVKVIMFSSHSEDVYAVSTLRAGASGYLSKSVATNVIKEAIMKVVNGGIYISNELAQRLAFDESTNKPRRFFRRLSTREVEVLKLLASGKRNKHVAEELNLNEKTVSTYKARLMRKLNVDNLVDLLQQAKALELL; the protein is encoded by the coding sequence TGCAGACAATCATCCCATTGTTCGAAAAGGAATTAAATCTTTGTTCAAGAACTCTACTGAGATTGATGTATTAGGAAAAGCTGCTACAACTTCTGAATTGTTTGACTTTATTAGTCAAGAAACAGTAGATGTTGTTTTACTTGAGATGGACATCCCTGAGGTCAATGGAATTACTGCTTTAAGAAGACTTAAAAAAGACTTCGCCGACGTGAAAGTAATTATGTTTAGCTCACACTCAGAAGATGTTTACGCTGTAAGCACATTGAGAGCTGGAGCTTCTGGTTACTTATCAAAATCCGTAGCTACAAATGTGATTAAAGAAGCTATTATGAAAGTTGTAAATGGAGGCATTTACATTAGTAATGAGTTAGCGCAACGATTAGCATTTGATGAAAGCACAAACAAACCCCGCAGATTCTTCAGACGTTTGTCTACAAGAGAAGTAGAAGTGTTAAAACTTTTAGCTTCTGGTAAACGTAACAAACATGTTGCTGAAGAGCTAAATCTGAACGAAAAAACTGTGAGCACGTACAAAGCTCGCCTAATGCGTAAGCTGAATGTAGACAACTTAGTTGATTTACTACAACAAGCGAAAGCATTGGAATTACTGTAA
- the rlmN gene encoding 23S rRNA (adenine(2503)-C(2))-methyltransferase RlmN: protein MKQVGKKDIRALSKEQLREFFVSQGDKAFRGNQVYEWLWQKGAHNFEDMTNVSKETRKMLEENFVINHIRVDKMQRSNDGTIKNAVRLHDGLVVESVLIPTSSRTTACVSSQVGCSLDCKFCATSRLKRMRNLNPDEIYDQVVAIDRESRLYHGRPLSNIVFMGMGEPLMNYNNVLKAIDKITSDEGLGMSPKRITVSTSGVPKMIKKMADDEVKFKLAVSLHSAIDEVRTEIMPFNEHFPLKDLKEALAYWYDKTKNKITYEYVVWDGINDQQKDINALVKFCKDVPSKVNLIEYNPIDDGQFQQASNKAIDRYVDSLEQNGITVTVRRSRGKDIDAACGQLANKE, encoded by the coding sequence ATGAAACAAGTAGGGAAGAAGGACATACGCGCATTGAGCAAAGAACAACTTCGAGAATTCTTTGTATCGCAAGGAGACAAGGCGTTTCGTGGAAATCAAGTCTATGAATGGTTGTGGCAAAAAGGAGCACATAATTTTGAAGACATGACCAATGTTTCGAAAGAAACGCGCAAAATGCTGGAAGAAAACTTTGTTATCAATCATATTCGTGTGGACAAAATGCAACGTAGCAATGATGGAACCATCAAAAATGCAGTGCGCTTGCATGACGGATTGGTGGTGGAATCTGTATTAATTCCGACATCTTCACGAACTACTGCATGTGTATCGAGTCAAGTTGGTTGTAGTTTGGATTGTAAATTTTGTGCGACTTCACGATTAAAACGCATGCGAAATCTGAATCCTGATGAAATTTACGATCAAGTTGTAGCGATTGACCGCGAGAGCAGATTGTATCATGGCAGACCGTTATCAAACATTGTATTCATGGGAATGGGCGAACCGTTGATGAATTATAACAATGTATTAAAAGCAATTGATAAAATTACTTCGGATGAAGGTCTAGGAATGTCACCAAAGCGAATTACCGTGTCTACTTCGGGCGTGCCAAAAATGATCAAAAAAATGGCAGATGATGAAGTGAAATTCAAACTAGCAGTTTCATTACATTCTGCAATAGACGAAGTTCGAACTGAAATCATGCCGTTCAACGAACACTTTCCATTGAAAGATTTAAAAGAAGCCTTGGCGTATTGGTATGACAAAACTAAAAATAAAATCACTTACGAATACGTAGTTTGGGATGGTATCAACGATCAACAAAAAGACATCAATGCGTTGGTAAAATTCTGCAAAGATGTACCAAGTAAAGTCAATCTTATAGAATACAATCCTATTGATGACGGACAATTTCAACAAGCAAGCAACAAAGCAATTGATCGCTATGTAGATTCATTAGAACAAAATGGTATTACCGTTACGGTACGACGTTCTAGAGGAAAAGATATTGATGCTGCGTGTGGACAATTGGCAAATAAGGAATAG
- a CDS encoding T9SS type A sorting domain-containing protein, which yields MRKITFLFFSFLIFTYTGIAQDTCATAQAITAGTYNVLAVNGTEGTTTICSGGTTTAAAAEWYTYTPTASGSATVSSNILPANLNGDTRLQIYEGTCGALVCLSGSDDVDYPGGNYLSEATFNTVANTTYYIVWDNRWSSFGFEFTLTEAAAVCLDPSGFVGNAATSTTFDLGWTDTNTGTPTWEIEWGADGFTQGTGTLVSNIMTPNYVFMGLTPNTNYDFFIRANCGGSNGDSAWVGPIGFRSLRDCTGSATYPFSENFADGTVLDCWALEDADMISPVWSYNTDINDLDGDGANDSFMVVFPQAATEVAKDDWLFSQRMDMTTINTYGIQVIYNAFDLNSAADESFELYITDSQSSTATYQSLLGTYTNITQSGAFGDTMGNDLITQAYSVTETFSPPSDGTYYVAVRATTTNSPNLLMLLGLGVTETLGVEEFDADNFKHFINYETEVMTMQATEPMSNFVLYNTIGQQILNSELNSRTHEVSLNTVDAGVYFAKVSINNKTKTFKILVK from the coding sequence ATGAGAAAAATTACTTTTTTATTTTTTAGTTTCTTGATCTTTACCTATACAGGAATTGCTCAAGACACCTGTGCAACAGCACAAGCAATTACAGCTGGTACGTATAACGTTCTTGCTGTAAACGGAACTGAAGGCACTACAACCATTTGTTCAGGAGGAACCACTACCGCCGCCGCCGCCGAATGGTATACATACACTCCAACAGCCTCAGGATCTGCAACAGTATCTTCTAATATTTTACCGGCTAATTTGAACGGAGACACCCGATTACAAATTTATGAAGGAACTTGTGGAGCATTGGTTTGTCTTTCTGGAAGTGACGATGTAGATTACCCAGGCGGAAACTATTTATCAGAAGCTACATTTAATACTGTTGCAAACACAACGTATTATATTGTTTGGGATAACAGATGGAGTTCTTTTGGTTTTGAATTTACACTTACCGAAGCTGCTGCAGTATGTCTAGATCCTTCTGGATTTGTGGGCAATGCTGCTACTTCAACTACTTTTGATTTAGGTTGGACCGATACAAATACGGGGACACCAACTTGGGAAATAGAATGGGGAGCAGATGGCTTTACTCAAGGAACAGGAACATTGGTTTCTAATATTATGACACCAAACTATGTATTTATGGGCTTAACGCCGAATACGAATTATGACTTTTTTATTCGTGCCAATTGTGGAGGCTCTAACGGAGACAGCGCTTGGGTTGGTCCTATTGGATTCAGATCGCTAAGAGATTGTACAGGTTCAGCAACATATCCATTTTCGGAAAATTTTGCAGACGGAACTGTCCTAGATTGTTGGGCACTTGAAGATGCTGACATGATCAGTCCAGTATGGTCCTACAACACCGATATTAACGACTTAGATGGTGATGGAGCAAATGACAGCTTTATGGTTGTTTTTCCACAAGCAGCTACCGAAGTAGCAAAAGATGATTGGTTATTTTCTCAAAGAATGGACATGACTACCATCAATACGTACGGTATACAAGTGATTTATAATGCATTTGATCTTAATTCAGCTGCTGATGAAAGTTTTGAATTATACATTACAGATAGTCAGTCGTCTACTGCCACCTACCAATCCTTGTTAGGAACGTATACAAACATTACACAATCTGGAGCTTTTGGAGATACTATGGGTAATGATTTAATTACACAAGCATATAGTGTTACAGAAACTTTTAGTCCACCTTCAGATGGTACCTATTATGTAGCTGTTCGTGCAACCACAACAAATTCTCCTAATCTATTAATGCTTTTAGGTTTAGGCGTTACAGAAACATTGGGAGTAGAAGAGTTTGATGCAGATAACTTTAAACACTTCATTAATTATGAAACGGAAGTTATGACAATGCAAGCTACCGAACCTATGTCTAATTTTGTATTATACAATACAATTGGACAACAGATCTTAAATTCTGAATTGAATTCAAGAACGCATGAAGTATCTTTAAATACTGTAGATGCTGGCGTATATTTTGCTAAGGTTAGCATTAACAATAAAACAAAGACATTTAAAATACTTGTAAAGTAA
- a CDS encoding aryl-sulfate sulfotransferase — protein MKRIITSLFVACCFVCIFSCKDDDMVTPVLPVELSENIVQYEDGIYDAYTLVSPMGSTDSFLINNEGFVVHQWEANTSALMAYLTDEGNLIRALRQDTSEFSGGGATGAIEILNFDGDQIWFWEYNTATYVLHHDLTLLPNGNILALVWEYKSENEALAEGRNPNLLFQNKVWPCKIIEIQPLPNNQANIVWEWSVWDHLIQDHDATKENFGVVSDHPELININFSGGDANFNHLNSIDYIEELDQIVVSSRVFNEFWIIDHSTSTAEAASHSGGNSNKGGDLLYRWGNPQTYNSGTAEDQRLFGQHDVTWIGNTVNNGGNFMVFNNNSFAEKSSVEEILIPQLSDGTYDLVPNTTQLPEAPIWSYDSEAIYSSRLSGAKRLPNGNTLITAGRTGTLLEINTSGTIIWQFQNPIETNASIFKVDKYEKNHPAFEGRTLTPLSIEIE, from the coding sequence ATGAAAAGAATTATAACATCTTTATTTGTAGCATGTTGCTTCGTATGTATATTCAGCTGTAAGGATGATGATATGGTGACGCCAGTACTACCTGTAGAACTCAGTGAAAATATTGTTCAGTATGAAGATGGAATTTATGATGCCTACACGCTAGTTTCGCCTATGGGTTCAACAGATAGTTTTCTTATTAATAATGAAGGCTTTGTAGTGCATCAATGGGAAGCTAACACAAGTGCATTGATGGCGTATTTAACAGATGAAGGGAATTTAATTAGGGCATTGCGACAAGACACTTCTGAATTTTCTGGTGGCGGCGCAACAGGTGCTATCGAAATTTTAAACTTTGACGGAGATCAAATTTGGTTTTGGGAATATAATACCGCTACTTATGTATTGCATCATGATTTAACTTTGTTGCCAAACGGCAATATATTAGCATTGGTTTGGGAATATAAATCTGAAAATGAAGCACTTGCAGAAGGACGAAATCCGAATTTATTGTTTCAAAACAAAGTTTGGCCATGTAAGATTATAGAAATTCAACCGCTACCTAATAATCAAGCTAATATAGTTTGGGAATGGTCTGTTTGGGATCATTTGATTCAAGACCATGATGCCACCAAAGAAAATTTCGGTGTCGTTTCTGATCATCCCGAATTAATTAATATTAATTTTTCAGGCGGCGATGCAAATTTTAATCACTTAAATTCCATTGATTATATTGAAGAATTGGATCAAATTGTAGTGAGTTCTAGAGTTTTTAATGAGTTTTGGATCATTGATCACAGCACTTCTACCGCAGAAGCTGCATCACATTCAGGAGGAAATAGCAATAAAGGAGGTGATTTATTGTATCGTTGGGGAAATCCGCAAACCTATAATTCAGGCACTGCTGAAGATCAACGTTTGTTTGGTCAACATGACGTTACTTGGATTGGAAATACAGTAAATAATGGCGGAAACTTCATGGTTTTTAACAATAATTCTTTCGCTGAAAAATCGTCTGTTGAAGAAATTTTGATTCCTCAGCTTTCAGATGGAACGTATGATTTGGTTCCCAACACCACACAACTTCCAGAGGCTCCTATTTGGTCGTATGATAGTGAAGCTATTTACTCTTCCAGACTTTCTGGCGCAAAAAGATTGCCCAATGGAAATACACTCATTACCGCTGGAAGAACAGGAACACTTTTAGAAATAAATACCTCAGGCACCATTATTTGGCAATTTCAAAACCCGATCGAAACCAATGCTTCTATTTTTAAAGTAGATAAGTATGAAAAAAATCATCCTGCATTTGAAGGAAGAACATTGACACCTTTATCTATTGAAATTGAATGA
- a CDS encoding polyprenyl synthetase family protein, producing MKVVAQIKQPIVKEMELFEKKFYSSMSSKVALLNRITHYIVNRKGKQMRPMFVFLVSKMTSDGIVNERTYRGASVIELIHTATLVHDDVVDDSNRRRGFFSINALWKNKIAVLVGDFLLSKGLLLSIDNGDFDLLRIISVAVREMSEGELLQIEKARRLDITEEIYYEIIRQKTATLIAACCAMGAQSVNAPEEEVERMRLFGEYIGMAFQIKDDLFDYGQTQIGKPTGIDIKEQKMTLPLIYALNHCTKEEKKWAINSIKNHNKDKKRVKEVIAFVKKTGGLEYAVKQMKSYQEKALVLLETYPKSIYKDSLELMVNYVIDRKK from the coding sequence ATGAAAGTAGTCGCGCAGATAAAACAACCGATTGTCAAGGAAATGGAGCTTTTTGAAAAGAAGTTTTACTCCTCAATGTCTTCAAAAGTCGCACTACTCAACCGAATTACACACTATATTGTCAATAGAAAAGGAAAGCAAATGCGTCCAATGTTTGTTTTTTTAGTCTCTAAAATGACTTCTGACGGAATTGTCAATGAACGCACTTATCGCGGTGCTTCTGTTATTGAATTGATTCACACGGCAACCTTAGTACACGATGATGTAGTCGATGATTCCAACCGTAGAAGAGGTTTTTTCTCTATCAATGCTTTATGGAAAAATAAAATTGCGGTCTTAGTAGGCGATTTTTTACTGTCGAAAGGATTATTATTATCGATTGATAATGGTGATTTTGATTTATTGAGAATCATCTCTGTGGCAGTTCGCGAAATGAGTGAAGGAGAATTGCTTCAAATTGAAAAAGCACGCCGATTAGATATCACAGAAGAAATCTACTACGAGATCATTCGCCAAAAAACAGCCACCTTAATTGCAGCGTGTTGTGCCATGGGTGCACAATCTGTAAATGCTCCGGAAGAAGAAGTAGAACGCATGCGATTGTTTGGTGAATATATCGGAATGGCGTTTCAGATTAAAGACGATTTATTCGATTACGGACAAACGCAAATTGGGAAACCCACAGGAATTGATATCAAAGAGCAAAAAATGACACTTCCACTCATTTATGCACTAAATCATTGCACGAAAGAAGAGAAAAAGTGGGCAATCAATTCGATAAAAAATCACAATAAGGACAAAAAAAGAGTCAAAGAAGTCATTGCTTTTGTAAAAAAAACTGGCGGATTGGAATATGCGGTCAAACAAATGAAAAGCTATCAAGAAAAAGCGCTCGTGCTGCTTGAAACCTACCCAAAATCCATTTATAAAGACTCTTTAGAATTGATGGTCAACTACGTAATTGATAGAAAAAAATAA
- a CDS encoding RNA polymerase sigma factor produces the protein MKVIQLHLQEGQLIKRAKRNDRKAQQVLYAQHAPKMLSVCRYYIANLHDAEEVMLSGFFKVFTQLKTYKNKGSFEGWIRRIMIRESISFLRKRKLLVAVDEIENYTEITECEVNVNAGVEEIQKAIDALPKGYKIVFNLYEIEGYKHQEIAEMLNISVSTSKTQLFKAKKTLQTQLRSKKNRANEIA, from the coding sequence GTGAAAGTTATACAATTACATCTACAAGAAGGACAACTCATTAAGCGAGCAAAGCGCAACGACCGAAAAGCGCAGCAAGTACTGTATGCACAACACGCGCCAAAAATGTTGAGTGTTTGTAGATATTACATTGCTAACCTTCACGATGCAGAAGAAGTAATGCTTTCCGGGTTTTTCAAAGTATTTACACAACTAAAAACCTATAAAAACAAAGGAAGTTTTGAAGGTTGGATTCGGAGAATCATGATTCGAGAATCCATTTCGTTTCTCCGGAAAAGAAAATTACTAGTTGCGGTTGACGAAATTGAAAACTATACCGAAATCACCGAATGTGAAGTCAATGTAAATGCAGGTGTGGAGGAAATTCAAAAAGCGATAGACGCGTTGCCAAAAGGATATAAAATTGTATTCAATTTATATGAAATAGAAGGCTACAAACATCAAGAAATTGCCGAAATGCTCAATATTTCAGTAAGCACGTCCAAAACGCAACTATTCAAAGCAAAAAAGACGCTTCAAACACAATTACGATCAAAAAAAAACAGAGCTAATGAAATCGCATGA
- a CDS encoding erythromycin esterase family protein, translated as MKIATILIAICFSLCANGQSLSQEINKTKTLLHFDTPETLDASLDALVAQIGDKRIVALGEDTHGTKEFYELRAAITKKLIQEKGFNLVILENPYEDLEALSQNLQTQPIDSLIKTHLFSIYQTESMKNFLQWLQTYNQTHTPIVFKGCDDSYRELLPEMISIELKSNITPEMTNILKEFHERVTVEASDFYVKYPDKKPVKIDNYGYYREVYRLILQLEKEIKKENSSSKYLDELLLNAKNSYINYEMIYTGKIITRDIVMAERVAFFAKDPKAKIIVWAHNAHISKEVIIDNEIGLMGRNLKQEFPNEYVAIAMSSFSGSYSHIKKRLINDDHDYGDQLYEANYPTPPANTFEEKLGQNTSEAYYFHINQNIQKSCAQLPKQKLKLFGYGMNDEKDYYEVNPALMYDYVVFVKKTNATKPLFNYEQKK; from the coding sequence ATGAAAATAGCAACCATACTCATTGCAATTTGTTTCTCGCTTTGCGCGAATGGACAAAGTTTGTCACAAGAAATCAACAAGACTAAAACACTGCTACATTTCGATACTCCAGAAACGTTAGACGCTTCACTTGATGCACTTGTAGCGCAAATAGGAGACAAGCGCATTGTGGCTTTGGGTGAAGATACACACGGAACCAAAGAATTTTATGAACTCCGTGCGGCAATCACCAAAAAACTTATTCAAGAAAAAGGATTCAACTTGGTTATCTTGGAAAATCCGTATGAAGATTTGGAAGCTTTATCGCAAAACTTGCAAACACAACCGATAGATTCACTCATAAAAACACATCTTTTTTCCATCTATCAAACGGAAAGTATGAAAAACTTTTTACAATGGTTACAAACGTACAATCAAACACATACGCCCATTGTATTTAAAGGTTGTGACGATTCGTATCGTGAACTATTGCCCGAAATGATTTCTATTGAATTGAAATCGAACATAACACCCGAAATGACCAATATTTTAAAAGAATTTCATGAACGTGTAACAGTAGAGGCAAGTGACTTTTATGTAAAATATCCTGATAAAAAACCTGTAAAAATTGACAATTACGGATATTATAGAGAAGTCTACCGTTTAATTCTTCAACTTGAAAAGGAAATCAAAAAAGAAAACAGTTCCTCCAAGTATTTGGACGAATTACTACTCAATGCAAAGAATTCCTATATCAATTATGAAATGATTTACACGGGAAAAATAATAACGCGCGACATTGTTATGGCAGAACGTGTAGCATTTTTTGCAAAAGATCCGAAGGCTAAAATTATCGTTTGGGCGCACAATGCGCATATTTCCAAAGAAGTAATCATTGACAACGAAATTGGCTTGATGGGCAGAAATCTAAAACAAGAATTTCCTAATGAATACGTAGCAATTGCCATGAGTAGTTTTAGCGGAAGCTATTCACATATAAAAAAGCGACTCATCAATGACGATCACGATTATGGCGATCAGCTTTATGAGGCTAACTATCCAACGCCGCCCGCAAATACCTTTGAAGAAAAATTAGGGCAAAACACTTCGGAAGCGTATTATTTTCACATCAATCAAAACATACAAAAAAGCTGTGCACAATTGCCAAAGCAAAAACTAAAACTCTTTGGCTACGGTATGAATGATGAAAAAGATTATTACGAAGTCAATCCTGCTCTGATGTATGATTATGTAGTTTTTGTCAAAAAAACGAATGCCACAAAACCGTTATTTAATTATGAACAGAAAAAATAA
- the dnaG gene encoding DNA primase, which produces MISKSTIDAVFDTSRVEEVIGDFVQLKKSGSNFKGLSPFSDERTPSFMVSPVKQIWKDFSSGKGGNVVAFLMEHEHFTYPEAIRYLANKYGIEIEETERTDEEKALANEKESMYLVSEYAKKYHQEILWDSPQGKAIGLTYFKERGFSMETIKKFGLGYALDEWSAFTDAALKEGYNLTYLEKTGVTIVKGEKRFDRFKGRVMFPIHSMSGRVLGFGGRILTNDKKAAKYLNSPESDIYHKSKVLYGLYYAKQAIAKEDNCYLVEGYTDVIQMHQAGIHNVVSSSGTALTAEQIRLINRLTKNITILYDGDAAGIRASLRGVDLILEQGMNVRVCTFPEGEDPDSFTKNNALEDVLAYFENNVKDFISYKASLLMEVAKNDPIKKAEVINDMMSSISRVSDRIKQELYLRETSRIMDISEEVLFATLAQLQNKNVKEANKKIKQEKKAFDVIKTEKKAESVDQQYVLERKIIEILLLYGNMDATFEDLILKEDEDGELKMERELFDAKVFQKLYLDLQQDEIDLANEKFQKIYYRAIEKLNETGTLELDTFVNEIEPEVASEVTDILMREERYELHNWEAQNIFVKPKEETIAQLTSETILTLRCFLINLKIEELKLSLSPDTKIEEAQNVLEDIINYNMLKKSLSEQLKRVL; this is translated from the coding sequence TTGATTTCAAAATCAACCATAGATGCTGTATTTGATACTTCTCGCGTAGAAGAAGTAATTGGCGATTTTGTACAACTCAAAAAATCGGGAAGTAACTTCAAAGGATTAAGTCCATTCTCAGACGAACGAACACCGTCGTTTATGGTGTCGCCCGTAAAACAAATTTGGAAAGATTTTAGTTCGGGAAAAGGCGGAAATGTGGTAGCATTTCTTATGGAACACGAGCATTTTACCTATCCAGAAGCGATTCGGTATTTGGCGAATAAATACGGAATTGAAATAGAAGAAACGGAACGTACGGACGAAGAAAAAGCCTTAGCCAACGAAAAAGAAAGTATGTATTTGGTGTCAGAATACGCCAAAAAATATCATCAAGAAATATTGTGGGATTCACCGCAAGGAAAAGCCATCGGACTTACCTATTTTAAAGAACGTGGTTTTTCCATGGAAACCATCAAAAAATTTGGTTTGGGATATGCGTTGGACGAATGGAGCGCGTTTACAGATGCAGCATTAAAAGAAGGCTACAATCTTACGTATTTAGAAAAAACAGGTGTCACAATTGTTAAAGGTGAAAAACGTTTTGATCGTTTCAAAGGACGTGTCATGTTTCCCATTCACAGCATGAGCGGACGCGTATTGGGTTTTGGTGGACGAATTTTAACAAACGATAAAAAAGCAGCCAAATATCTCAATTCACCCGAAAGTGATATCTATCATAAAAGTAAAGTTCTCTACGGTTTATACTATGCAAAACAGGCAATTGCCAAAGAAGATAACTGTTATTTGGTAGAAGGCTACACGGATGTCATTCAAATGCATCAAGCGGGAATTCACAATGTGGTTTCCTCTTCGGGAACTGCCTTAACGGCGGAACAAATCCGTTTGATCAACCGTTTAACGAAAAATATTACCATTCTCTATGACGGAGATGCGGCAGGAATTCGGGCATCGCTTCGTGGAGTTGATTTAATTTTGGAACAAGGAATGAACGTGCGCGTGTGTACCTTTCCAGAAGGAGAAGATCCAGATAGTTTTACCAAAAACAATGCGTTGGAAGATGTGTTGGCGTACTTTGAAAACAATGTAAAAGATTTTATCAGTTACAAAGCTTCTTTATTGATGGAAGTTGCCAAAAATGATCCCATCAAAAAGGCAGAAGTCATCAATGACATGATGTCGAGTATTTCCAGAGTATCCGATCGCATCAAACAGGAATTATACTTGCGTGAAACGTCTCGTATCATGGACATTTCGGAAGAAGTGTTGTTTGCCACTTTGGCGCAATTGCAAAACAAAAACGTCAAGGAAGCCAACAAAAAAATCAAGCAAGAAAAAAAGGCGTTTGATGTCATCAAAACCGAAAAAAAGGCAGAAAGTGTCGATCAACAATATGTTTTAGAGCGAAAAATCATTGAAATATTACTACTCTACGGAAACATGGATGCTACATTTGAAGACTTGATTTTAAAAGAAGACGAAGACGGCGAACTCAAAATGGAGCGCGAATTGTTTGATGCCAAAGTGTTTCAAAAGCTCTACTTAGATTTACAGCAAGACGAAATTGATCTGGCAAATGAAAAATTTCAAAAAATATATTATAGAGCTATTGAAAAACTCAATGAAACAGGCACTTTAGAATTGGATACGTTTGTCAATGAAATAGAACCGGAAGTAGCGAGTGAAGTCACAGATATTCTCATGCGCGAAGAACGCTACGAATTGCACAATTGGGAAGCGCAAAACATTTTCGTAAAACCCAAAGAAGAAACCATTGCACAATTAACAAGCGAAACCATCTTGACCTTGCGTTGTTTCTTGATCAATCTTAAAATAGAAGAACTTAAGTTGAGTCTTTCTCCAGATACTAAAATAGAAGAAGCGCAAAACGTATTGGAAGATATCATAAATTACAATATGTTAAAAAAATCATTGTCTGAACAATTAAAAAGAGTGTTGTAA